The DNA segment GCGATTAATTTCGCGAGTGCTGGTTGGCACACCTCTTTGTTATAATCAGCAATGGGTGGAAGTGACCAATGATTACACACTACTTAGTTTCACTGCGGCGTCCGAGCTTCGGAGAACTCATTGGATGTTACGGCCGATCTTGCACTGGTTTATGGACTCTTGTAGGTCACTGCGACGAACAGCAAAGAAGGCGAGAAGTCAAATCGCCAGTGAGCTGGAGCGACGCGGAACTGTGGAAAATGGAGTACGTCAATCAAATCTCGTCTTCAGTGATCACAATGGCTGGGAGCATCACGCACATTATGCCATGAACTTGCTGACACTGTCGTAGCCTATCGAGAAGCCCGAAGCATCAGCATGTAGATCAGATGGGCTGTAAGTAACGCGAGGCCTTTCTGTTTCAAACTTTGAGCTGCCGCTGCAGTTGTGGTTCAGGACCGTGACGGCATTTGACAGGATCAACCTTGCCACTGACCCATCTTTAGGCATTGGCTATCGCAAGAGATCCAAGAAAGCAATAGCAAAGCCGATATTGCAGCAGCTGTGCTGCATCTTTCTCTCATCGGCGTCCAGACCACGACCTTTGCTTTAAGCCAAGTAAGACACTTTGAACTTTCGGTCAGTGAAATCGTTACTGATAAGGTTCTGAGACAATGCGTTTCCTCTGCGAGCATCCACAATGGGCTCCCATTCTACGATCTGAAGTCGTTGCAGCAATTGACAAGCATGACTGGACAAAAACGGCACTTTACGAGATGAAGCAAATCGACAGCTTCCTGAATGAATCGCAAAGACTAAGCATGGGCTATCGTGAGTGGTTCTGCTCCATCGGCGTTAAGCAACGAATTTACTCATGATCGAAAGTCTCGATGAACAGTGTGGCAATCCACGACGTCACTTTCTCCGATGGCACAAAAATTGCCCAAGGCGCTTGCTGTGTGCTGGAATCGAAATTGCTCGATGATAAAACATATCCATCTCCAAACGAATTCGACCCCAATCGCTTCCTGCAGACTTATGCGAAGCCTCAACAGCCTGCACTCCCCAAGCCGAGCTTTGTAGCAACCAGTGTGGAGCATTTGGGATTCGGTGAGTTACCACGCCGTGTAAATCGGCCTTGAGTGGTTGGCTGACGATCTGCGTTTCAGGTTTCGGGTTGCGAACATGTCCTGGTGAGCCGCTCCCTTTACTGAGAGAATGCCACAAGCCTTTGAACACTCATCTCTTGTAGGGAGATTTCTTGCAGCAGACATTATGAAGATGCTGCTCGCGTATTTGGTACTTCATTACGATTGGCAGCTCGACCCATCTGAGGACCACCCTATGACCTTGGAGATCGAGTCTATGATGATACTCCATCCcgaggcgaggatgagagtCAGGAAGATAATGGCGTGATTGGGCATGCTCACAGGACCGCTACTTCCAGATCCTGCCATTGTGCACGATGACACTGGATTGAATTGATGGATCTGTCATCCGATCTTCGATGAATGCAGCAATGCCGTCGCGATTGCATTCTTGCATAGCCTGCATTGTGGATCCAGCGAACCAAGCAAGATGTGCTGTGAAAACGAGGTTTGGAACCTCCGCCTCGCCATGCTCTGTTCTCGGCAAAAGTGGACTACTTCCAGGTCCTGCGGGTTCATTTTGGAGAACATCCAGGGCGGCCCCGTATATCCAGCCTTCTTTCAGTGCGGTGGCCAAAGCAGCTTCGTTAATGATGCCACCTCTGGCGATATTAACAATAATTGCGTCCTTCCGCATACGCTTCAACTCGGGTTCGTGTATCATGTCGCATGCTTCATCCGTCAATGAACAAGCAATAGCGAGCACAGTGCTCTGCTCAAGCACTTGCTCGAAGCGCAGGCGGCCTTCTCTGACTGTCTTGGCATCCTTTCGCTCTGCTACAAGCACTTTCTCGAAGCCCACATTTCTGCAAAGATCTTCAATTCTCTGTCCGAGGCGGCCGTACCCTATGATGCCCAAGGTCTCTTGTTTGCAACTCAGCGGAGGACCGTCGGTCCAGAAATGTTTGGTCAACgttttcttcatcttccaggtTTGAGTATCCTTTACACACTGATTGACCGCAGGAATTCGCCTTCGACAGGCGAAGTAAAGTCCGAGGAAATGTTCTCCAACTGCTTCAATGCTTGCATGAGGTACGTGCACAACATCAATTCCACGACGTTGACAGTAAGGCTTATCGATCCAAGAGCATCCGCTGCATAGCGCGGCGATCAGTCGCACGTTGGGCGCTTGATCTAGATCCGATGCTCCCACAGGTGTGAGAACTGATACAACGATAGTCGCTGTTCGTATGCGCTCGGCGACCAGATTTGCAGGTGTACTGTGATGGACTTCAAGCGTGTGGTCAAAGTCGAATTGTGCGAGCGGCATATGTATACTGTCCAGGTATACAATATGGTGCTTTGCGTATCCTTGCGGTAAGGAAGGCcgatgctgttgctgacTTGATGACTTGATGCGAATGTGCGTCCTGTGATCATGGGAGAACATTCCGCGATCATCTCTTGCTTCAACGGTGAGTCCAATCATGATGGCTTTGTGTTGCGAGGCAGCAACTGACTCTATCGAGTTATACAGAATCTGAGACGTGTATAATGGTAGGAGTCTGACAAGCACAAGATGGGCAAACCTCCTGTATTCATAGCAGTCTAGCATAGATTCCCAGTCTCTGGTGCCTGCGATTGCCCACTCGGGTATCGGTGAGCGTATGCATGAGTTGAGTGCAAGATATGTATAGCAGAATGAGCCGGCCAGGAGACACCTCAGACCACCAGCTCGGCTTCACAATGGAGCCGAGGTTTCGCCGAAGGCTTGCGGAGTTGCTCCCTAGAACGGGACAACGGTCGTTCAGGCTCAACACCGGAGGCCGTATTTTTACCATTCGACATGCAAGGATTCCACATCCTCGTGAGAGGTCTTCGCCCACGCTTGACCAATACTCCTCCGCTCGCCAAGCCGAATTATCGACTGTGGAGTACACGTGTAGTGGAAGTTGGACCTGGTAGGGAGCGTCGATGAACTTACATGCATACCCTCGCATCGCCTTCAGTGGCTAAGACGGCCAGCATACGTTGTCACCACAGCCTCCGTGGTTCACCGAAGATTCATCATATTTGCGAAACCTGTCTCAAAGACCATGCACACACTCTGCCCACACGTAGCAGGAAGAACGGTCTGTGTCAACAATAGCCAGAAGCTTGACACAGTATGAGCTTTCCAGAGCTGGATGTGACTGCCCTATGGTCAAGCTTGGCTCCATATCGTTTTGTCATTCTTAGCGCCTCCGCTTCTATCCTGCTCCTCGTCTTTGCGAACTCGTATCGAAAGCGGCTGAGCTCTCAAAGACTTCCTTTCGCGACTTTGGAAGGCCAGGACCCACTCGAAAGCTGGTTCAAAGATGGCAACA comes from the Cercospora beticola chromosome 4, complete sequence genome and includes:
- a CDS encoding uncharacterized protein (antiSMASH:Cluster_12~SMCOG1034:cytochrome P450) is translated as MTSTGIKIVVRHRLTEEFTRSKLISGVETLRIDGFADYPGFEAAQVAISSPLLRSMLVHRLSPSLDIIRKDLRDEIEVATQEILGDSPNWASKKVSTDFSALAARLISRVLVGTPLCYNQQWVEVTNDYTLLSFTAASELRRTHWMLRPILHWFMDSCRSLRRTAKKARSQIASELERRGTVENGPIEKPEASACRSDGLHWLSQEIQESNSKADIAAAVLHLSLIGVQTTTFALSQTMRFLCEHPQWAPILRSEVVAAIDKHDWTKTALYEMKQIDSFLNESQRLSMGYLSMNSVAIHDVTFSDGTKIAQGACCVLESKLLDDKTYPSPNEFDPNRFLQTYAKPQQPALPKPSFVATSVEHLGFGELPRRVNRP
- a CDS encoding uncharacterized protein (antiSMASH:Cluster_12~SMCOG1072:dehydrogenase); translation: MIGLTVEARDDRGMFSHDHRTHIRIKSSSQQQHRPSLPQGYAKHHIVYLDSIHMPLAQFDFDHTLEVHHSTPANLVAERIRTATIVVSVLTPVGASDLDQAPNVRLIAALCSGCSWIDKPYCQRRGIDVVHVPHASIEAVGEHFLGLYFACRRRIPAVNQCVKDTQTWKMKKTLTKHFWTDGPPLSCKQETLGIIGYGRLGQRIEDLCRNVGFEKVLVAERKDAKTVREGRLRFEQVLEQSTVLAIACSLTDEACDMIHEPELKRMRKDAIIVNIARGGIINEAALATALKEGWIYGAALDVLQNEPAGPGSSPLLPRTEHGEAEVPNLVFTAHLAWFAGSTMQAMQECNRDGIAAFIEDRMTDPSIQSSVIVHNGRIWK